A genome region from Choloepus didactylus isolate mChoDid1 chromosome 12, mChoDid1.pri, whole genome shotgun sequence includes the following:
- the SLITRK5 gene encoding SLIT and NTRK-like protein 5 — MHACCPPVTLEQDLQRKMHSWMLQTLAFAITSLVLSCAETIDYYGEICDNACPCEEKDGILTVSCENRGIISLSEISPPRFPVYHLLLSGNLLSRLYPNEFVNYTGASILHLGSNVIQDIETGAFHGLRGLRRLHLNNNKLEVLHDDTFLGLENLEYLQVDYNYISVIEPNAFGKLHLLQVLILNDNLLSSLPNNLFRFVPLTHLDLRGNRLKLLPYVGLLQHMDKVVELQLEENPWNCSCELISLKDWLDSISYSALVGDVVCETPFRLHGRDLDEVSKQELCPRKLISDYEMRPQTPLSTTGYLYTTPASVNSVATSSSAVYKPPLKPPKGTRQPNKPRVRPTSRQPSKDLGYSNYGPSIAYQTKSPVPLECPTACTCNLQISDLGLNVNCQERKIESIAELQPKPYNPKKMYLTENYIAVVRRTDFLEATGLDLLHLGNNRISMIQDRAFGDLTNLRRLYLNGNRIERLSPELFFGLQSLQYLFLQYNLIREIQSGTFDPVPNLQLLFLNNNLLQAMPSGVFSGLTLLRLNLRSNHFSSLPVSGVLDQLKSLIQIDLHDNPWDCTCDVVGMKLWVEQLKVGVLVDEVICKAPKKFAETDMRSIKSELLCPDYSDVVVSTPTPSSIQVPAKTSAVTPTVRVNSSGALAGLGAGGGASSVPLSVLILSLLLVFIMSVFVAAGLFVLVMKRRKKNQSDHTSTNNSDVSSFNMQYSVYSGGGGAGGHPHAHVHHRGPALPKVKTPAGHVYEYIPHPLGHMCKNPIYRSREGNSVEDYKDLHELKVTYNSNHHLQQQQQQPPPQQQQPQQQPPPQLQLQPGEEERRESHHLRSPAYSVSTIEPREDLLSPVQDADRFYRGILEPDKHCSSTPSGNSLPEYPKFPCSPAAYTFSPNYDLRRPHQYLHPGAGDSRLREPVLYSPPSSVFVEPNRNEYLELKAKLNVEPDYLEVLEKQTTFSQF, encoded by the coding sequence ATGCACGCTTGCTGCCCCCCAGTAACTCTGGAACAGGACCTTCAAAGAAAAATGCATAGCTGGATGCTGCAGACTCTAGCGTTTGCTATAACTTCTCTCGTCCTTTCGTGTGCAGAAACCATCGATTATTATGGGGAAATCTGTGACAATGCATGTCCTTGTGAGGAAAAGGATGGCATTTTAACAGTCAGCTGTGAAAACCGGGGAATCATCAGCCTCTCTGAAATTAGCCCTCCCCGTTTCCCAGTCTACCACCTCTTGTTGTCTGGAAACCTTTTGAGCAGACTCTATCCCAATGAGTTTGTCAATTACACTGGGGCTTCAATTTTGCATCTGGGTAGCAACGTTATCCAGGACATTGAGACCGGGGCCTTCCACGGGCTGCGGGGTTTGAGGAGATTGCATCTAAATAATAATAAGCTGGAAGTTCTGCATGATGACACTTTCCTTGGTTTGGAGAATCTGGAGTACCTACAGGTCGATTACAATTACATCAGCGTTATTGAACCCAATGCTTTTGGGAAGCTGCATTTGTTGCAGGTGCTTATTCTCAATGACAATCTCTTGTCCAGTTTACCCAACAACCTTTTCCGTTTTGTGCCCTTAACGCACTTGGACCTACGGGGGAACCGACTGAAACTTCTGCCCTATGTGGGGCTGTTGCAGCATATGGATAAAGTTGTGGAATTACAGCTGGAGGAAAATCCCTGGAATTGCTCCTGTGAGCTGATCTCTCTGAAAGATTGGTTGGACAGTATCTCCTACTCGGCTCTAGTGGGGGATGTGGTTTGTGAGACCCCCTTCCGCTTACATGGCCGGGACTTAGATGAGGTGTCCAAACAGGAACTTTGCCCAAGGAAACTCATTTCAGACTATGAGATGAGGCCGCAGACGCCTTTGAGCACCACGGGGTATTTATACACCACTCCGGCCTCGGTGAATTCCGTGGCCACTTCTTCCTCTGCTGTTTACAAACCCCCCTTGAAACCTCCTAAGGGGACCCGCCAACCCAACAAGCCCCGGGTACGCCCCACCTCTCGGCAGCCCTCCAAGGACTTGGGTTACAGCAACTATGGGCCCAGCATCGCCTATCAGACCAAATCCCCGGTGCCTTTGGAGTGTCCCACCGCGTGCACTTGCAACCTGCAGATCTCCGATCTGGGCCTCAACGTCAACTGCCAGGAGCGCAAGATCGAAAGCATAGCTGAGCTGCAACCCAAGCCCTATAACCCCAAGAAAATGTATCTGACGGAGAACTACATTGCCGTTGTGCGCAGGACGGACTTTTTGGAGGCGACGGGGCTGGACCTCCTGCACCTGGGCAACAATCGCATCTCGATGATCCAGGACCGCGCCTTCGGGGATCTCACCAACCTGAGGCGCCTCTACTTGAATGGCAACAGGATCGAGAGGCTGAGCCCCGAGTTGTTCTTTGGTTTGCAGAGCCTGCAGTATCTCTTCCTCCAGTACAATCTCATTCGAGAGATCCAGTCTGGGACCTTCGATCCGGTCCCGAACCTCCAGCTGCTATTTCTAAATAACAACCTCTTGCAGGCCATGCCCTCAGGCGTCTTTTCTGGCCTGACCCTCCTCAGGCTGAACCTGAGGAGTAATCACTTCTCTTCCTTACCCGTGAGTGGAGTTCTGGACCAGCTTAAGTCGCTCATCCAAATCGACCTCCACGACAACCCTTGGGATTGTACCTGCGATGTCGTGGGCATGAAGCTGTGGGTCGAACAACTCAAAGTGGGAGTCCTGGTGGACGAGGTGATCTGCAAGGCGCCCAAGAAGTTCGCGGAGACCGATATGCGCTCCATTAAGTCGGAGCTGCTGTGTCCAGACTACTCAGACGTGGTGGTTTCCACACCCACGCCCTCCTCCATCCAGGTCCCCGCGAAGACCAGCGCCGTGACCCCCACCGTCCGGGTGAACAGTAGCGGTGCCCTCGCTGGCTTGGGCGCGGGAGGAGGTGCGTCTTCCGTGCCCCTGTCGGTGTTGATCCTCAGCCTGCTGCTGGTTTTCATCATGTCTGTCTTCGTGGCCGCCGGGCTCTTCGTGCTGGTCATGAAGCGCAGGAAGAAGAACCAGAGCGACCACACCAGCACCAATAACTCGGACGTGAGCTCCTTCAACATGCAGTACAGCGTGTACAGCGGCGGCGGTGGCGCGGGCGGTCACCCGCACGCACACGTGCACCATCGCGGGCCGGCTCTGCCCAAGGTGAAGACGCCCGCAGGCCACGTATACGAGTACATCCCACATCCGCTGGGCCACATGTGCAAAAACCCCATCTATCGCTCCCGAGAGGGCAACTCGGTGGAGGATTACAAAGACCTGCACGAGCTCAAGGTCACCTACAACAGCAATCATcacctgcagcagcagcagcagcagccgccgccgcagcagcagcagccccagcaGCAGCCCCCGCcgcagctgcagctgcagccGGGGGAAGAGGAGAGGCGGGAAAGCCATCACTTGCGGAGCCCCGCCTACAGCGTCAGTACCATCGAGCCCCGGGAGGACCTGCTGTCCCCAGTGCAGGACGCCGACCGCTTTTACAGGGGTATTTTAGAACCAGACAAACACTGTTCCTCTACGCCCTCCGGCAATAGTCTCCCGGAGTATCCCAAATTCCCATGCAGCCCCGCTGCTTACACATTCTCCCCAAACTATGACCTGAGACGTCCCCATCAGTATTTGCACCCGGGGGCAGGGGACAGCAGGCTGCGGGAACCGGTGCTCTACAGTCCCCCCAGTTCGGTCTTTGTAGAACCCAATCGGAACGAGTATCTGGAGTTAAAAGCAAAACTAAACGTTGAGCCGGACTACCTCGAAGTGCTGGAAAAACAGACCACATTTAGCCAGTTCTAA